One part of the Paenibacillus silvisoli genome encodes these proteins:
- a CDS encoding stage V sporulation protein S: MDVLKVSAKSNPNSVAGALAGVLRERGAAELQAIGAGALNQAVKAVAIARGFVAPSGVDLICIPAFTDIIIDGEDRTAIKLIVEPR, translated from the coding sequence ATGGATGTCTTAAAAGTTTCAGCAAAGTCCAATCCAAATTCTGTTGCAGGGGCGCTGGCCGGCGTACTACGCGAACGCGGGGCAGCTGAATTGCAAGCAATCGGGGCTGGTGCGTTGAATCAAGCGGTAAAGGCGGTTGCAATCGCGAGAGGGTTTGTCGCGCCGAGCGGAGTGGACCTGATTTGCATCCCGGCGTTTACAGACATCATCATCGACGGCGAGGACCGTACAGCCATCAAGCTGATCGTCGAGCCAAGATAA
- a CDS encoding dipeptidase: protein MANLRSVDFHCDVLWKLLEDPSLSFEQDHRGKLDVTLPRLQQAGAVLQTFAIYVPERMEKSMLPILRSIDLFHRKVLSAPQMTFVRTSADAAVLMNDGSRIGAMLSLEGADGLHGDLAMLRVLFLLGVRAAGLTWNHANWGADGVMELRGGGLTKKGRAFVEECDRLGILLDVSHLSDRAFWDMVQLAPKPRIASHSNARSLCAHPRNLADDQIAALIQQGGMIGVTFVPQFVKAIGEPEIDDVLRHIERICELGGERQLMFGSDFDGIESHVRDLNHPGELHKLHNALLKRYPEEKVDRFLAGNALQFLVMHLPS, encoded by the coding sequence ATGGCAAACCTAAGAAGCGTGGATTTTCATTGCGATGTGCTTTGGAAGCTGCTGGAGGATCCTTCGCTGTCCTTCGAGCAGGATCATCGGGGCAAGCTGGACGTGACGCTGCCTCGGCTGCAGCAGGCAGGCGCCGTTCTGCAAACGTTCGCCATCTACGTGCCTGAACGAATGGAGAAGTCGATGCTGCCGATTCTTCGCAGCATCGATCTGTTTCATCGAAAGGTGCTGTCAGCGCCGCAGATGACGTTTGTACGAACCTCGGCGGATGCTGCGGTCCTTATGAACGACGGAAGCAGGATCGGAGCGATGCTGTCGCTGGAAGGCGCTGACGGTCTTCATGGCGATTTGGCGATGCTGCGCGTTTTATTTTTGCTAGGCGTGAGGGCTGCCGGCTTAACGTGGAACCATGCGAACTGGGGCGCGGACGGGGTGATGGAGCTGCGCGGCGGCGGACTTACAAAAAAAGGCCGAGCCTTCGTAGAAGAATGTGATAGATTGGGTATACTGTTAGATGTATCTCATTTATCCGACCGCGCTTTTTGGGACATGGTTCAGCTTGCGCCAAAGCCTCGCATCGCTTCGCACTCCAATGCTAGAAGCCTTTGCGCGCATCCGCGCAATCTTGCGGACGATCAAATTGCGGCGCTCATACAGCAAGGAGGTATGATTGGCGTTACGTTCGTGCCGCAATTCGTCAAGGCGATCGGCGAACCGGAAATAGATGACGTGCTGCGTCACATAGAGCGAATTTGCGAGCTTGGCGGAGAGAGGCAGCTGATGTTCGGTTCTGATTTTGACGGAATCGAATCCCATGTGCGCGACTTGAATCATCCCGGTGAGCTGCACAAGCTGCACAATGCGCTTTTGAAGCGCTACCCAGAGGAGAAGGTGGACCGGTTCTTGGCCGGGAATGCGCTGCAGTTTTTGGTAATGCATCTTCCTAGTTGA
- a CDS encoding 2-oxoacid:acceptor oxidoreductase subunit alpha codes for MISQLSWKIGGQQGEGVESTDRIFSTALNRLGYYLYGYRHFSSRIKGGHTNNKIRISTKPMLAISDDLDILVAFDQESIDLNAHELRAGGVVVADAKFNPVLPEGINARLFAVPITSIAEDLGTSLMKNMVASGASWALLGLPIDVFNKAVEEEFGRKGPAIVEKNIEAVKRGSDYVLELAGGPLEEFRLEPADGKQKLFMIGNEAIGLGAVAGGCRLMSAYPITPASEIMEYLIKKLPKFGGTVVQTEDEIAAVTMAIGANYAGVRTMTASAGPGLSLMMEAIGLAGMTETPLVIVDTQRGGPSTGLPTKQEQSDLNAMVYGTHGEIPKIVIAPASIEDCFYDTIESFNLSEQYQVPVILMTDLQLSLGKQSCDELDLNKMPINRGKLVRDLPALEANELFKRYELTEDGVSPRVIPGDKHGLHHVTGVEHDETGRPSESAINRKKMMDKRLTKMDGMYIRDAVRADAPYAEADLLIIGMGSTGGTIDEARLRLEKDGLKTNHITIRQIHPFPSELVKPYLQSAAKVVVLENNATGQLADQVKLHAGYADKISSVLKYDGNPFLPSEVHKACKELV; via the coding sequence TTGATTAGTCAATTGTCTTGGAAAATCGGGGGACAGCAAGGGGAAGGCGTTGAAAGTACCGACCGTATTTTCTCGACAGCTCTTAACCGTCTTGGTTACTACCTATATGGATACCGTCACTTTTCTTCACGTATTAAAGGCGGCCATACGAACAATAAAATTCGAATCAGCACGAAGCCGATGCTGGCGATCTCGGACGATCTCGATATTCTGGTCGCGTTCGACCAAGAGAGCATCGATTTGAACGCGCATGAGCTGCGCGCGGGCGGCGTAGTCGTAGCCGATGCGAAATTCAATCCTGTCCTGCCAGAGGGCATTAATGCACGTCTATTTGCGGTACCGATCACTTCGATTGCCGAGGATCTGGGCACATCGCTTATGAAAAACATGGTGGCGTCCGGCGCGTCTTGGGCGCTTCTTGGTCTGCCTATCGACGTATTTAACAAAGCGGTAGAAGAAGAGTTCGGCCGCAAAGGTCCAGCTATCGTAGAGAAAAATATCGAAGCGGTTAAACGCGGCTCCGATTATGTGCTAGAGCTTGCCGGCGGTCCATTGGAAGAGTTCCGTCTTGAGCCGGCTGACGGCAAACAAAAACTGTTCATGATCGGTAACGAGGCGATCGGCCTCGGCGCGGTTGCAGGCGGCTGCCGCTTGATGTCGGCTTATCCGATTACGCCGGCTTCCGAGATCATGGAGTACTTAATCAAGAAGCTTCCGAAGTTCGGCGGTACCGTCGTGCAAACGGAAGACGAAATCGCCGCGGTAACGATGGCGATCGGCGCTAACTATGCCGGCGTTCGTACGATGACGGCATCCGCAGGTCCTGGTCTATCGCTCATGATGGAAGCGATCGGTCTGGCAGGGATGACCGAAACGCCGCTTGTTATCGTGGATACGCAGCGCGGCGGTCCTTCCACGGGCTTGCCGACGAAGCAAGAGCAATCCGACTTGAACGCAATGGTATACGGCACGCACGGCGAGATTCCGAAGATCGTAATCGCGCCTGCATCGATCGAAGACTGCTTCTACGACACGATTGAATCGTTCAACCTGTCGGAGCAATACCAAGTGCCGGTTATTCTAATGACTGACCTTCAGCTCTCCCTCGGCAAGCAATCGTGCGATGAGCTGGATTTGAATAAAATGCCGATCAACCGCGGCAAGCTCGTTCGCGATCTGCCTGCGCTTGAGGCGAACGAACTGTTCAAGCGCTACGAGCTTACGGAAGACGGCGTCTCGCCTCGCGTCATTCCTGGCGACAAGCACGGTCTGCACCACGTAACGGGCGTTGAGCATGATGAAACGGGACGTCCTTCGGAGAGCGCGATCAACCGGAAGAAAATGATGGATAAGCGTTTGACGAAGATGGATGGAATGTACATCCGCGATGCGGTACGCGCAGATGCGCCGTACGCGGAAGCTGACCTGCTGATTATCGGCATGGGCTCCACTGGCGGTACGATCGACGAAGCTCGCCTGCGTCTCGAGAAAGACGGCTTGAAGACGAATCACATTACGATTCGCCAAATTCATCCGTTTCCGTCGGAGCTCGTAAAGCCTTACCTGCAAAGCGCGGCGAAAGTCGTTGTGCTTGAAAACAATGCGACAGGCCAGCTGGCGGATCAAGTGAAGCTCCACGCAGGTTATGCGGATAAGATCAGCAGCGTTCTCAAATACGACGGAAATCCGTTCCTGCCTTCCGAAGTGCACAAAGCATGCAAGGAGTTGGTCTAA
- a CDS encoding 2-oxoacid:ferredoxin oxidoreductase subunit beta — translation MATFKEFRNNVKPNWCPGCGDFSVQAAIQRAAANVGLEPEGLAVVSGIGCSGRISGYVNAYGLHGIHGRALPIAQGVKLANRELTVIASGGDGDGFAIGMGHTVHAIRRNIDLTYIVMDNQIYGLTKGQTSPRSAEGFKTKSTPEGSIESTLSPLEIAMSAGATFIAQSFSSDLKQLTALIEAGLNHKGFSLINVFSPCVTFNKVNTYDWFKENIVNLDQFPDYDPTNRIAAMNKIMETNGMLTGLIYQNKERKSYEDMISGFGADALANQDLSLSDDQFSKLVAEFK, via the coding sequence ATGGCTACATTTAAAGAGTTTCGTAACAACGTAAAACCGAACTGGTGCCCGGGCTGCGGAGACTTCTCCGTGCAAGCCGCAATCCAGCGCGCAGCAGCAAACGTCGGCCTTGAGCCGGAAGGCTTGGCTGTCGTTTCCGGTATCGGCTGCTCCGGCCGTATTTCCGGCTACGTGAACGCGTATGGCCTTCACGGCATCCACGGCCGCGCGCTTCCGATCGCGCAAGGCGTTAAGCTCGCTAACCGCGAGCTGACGGTTATCGCATCCGGCGGCGACGGCGACGGCTTCGCAATCGGCATGGGCCACACGGTACATGCGATCCGCCGTAACATCGACCTGACTTACATCGTCATGGACAACCAAATTTACGGTCTGACGAAAGGTCAAACATCGCCGCGCAGCGCGGAAGGCTTCAAGACGAAATCGACGCCGGAAGGCTCGATCGAGTCGACGCTGTCCCCGCTTGAAATCGCGATGTCCGCAGGCGCAACGTTCATCGCGCAATCGTTCTCCAGCGACCTGAAGCAGCTGACCGCACTGATCGAAGCGGGCCTGAACCACAAAGGCTTCTCGCTTATCAACGTGTTCAGCCCTTGCGTAACGTTCAACAAAGTGAACACCTACGACTGGTTCAAAGAGAACATCGTAAACCTGGATCAATTCCCGGATTACGATCCGACGAACCGCATTGCGGCAATGAACAAGATCATGGAAACGAACGGCATGCTCACAGGCCTCATCTACCAAAACAAAGAACGCAAATCGTACGAAGATATGATCAGCGGCTTCGGGGCGGATGCCTTGGCGAACCAAGATCTGTCCTTGTCGGATGACCAGTTCAGCAAATTGGTAGCGGAATTCAAATAA
- the pduL gene encoding phosphate propanoyltransferase: protein MKMVPVGVSARHIHLSQEHVEALFGEGAELTVFKPLSQPGQFAANETVEVVGPKGSFGKVRILGPARKRTQLEVSRTDAFTLGINPPVRESGDIAGSAGILIKGPKGEVRIEEGVIVAARHIHFHTSDAERWGISDKQRLTVRLQGERGLILENVIARVSPEFALDMHIDTDEANAAGASNGDQAEIIG, encoded by the coding sequence ATGAAAATGGTTCCGGTTGGCGTTTCCGCAAGGCACATTCATCTCTCTCAGGAACATGTAGAAGCGCTGTTCGGAGAAGGCGCGGAATTGACCGTCTTCAAGCCGCTTTCGCAGCCCGGCCAGTTTGCGGCGAACGAAACGGTCGAAGTTGTCGGTCCGAAAGGCAGCTTCGGCAAAGTGCGGATTTTGGGACCGGCACGCAAACGTACGCAGCTCGAAGTATCCCGTACGGACGCATTCACGCTCGGCATTAATCCGCCTGTCCGCGAATCCGGAGACATCGCCGGGTCGGCCGGCATCCTGATTAAAGGGCCGAAAGGCGAGGTTCGAATCGAAGAAGGCGTCATCGTTGCTGCGCGCCATATCCACTTCCATACGAGCGATGCGGAACGTTGGGGCATTTCGGACAAGCAGCGGTTGACCGTAAGGCTTCAAGGGGAACGCGGCCTGATTCTGGAAAACGTCATTGCGCGCGTATCGCCGGAATTCGCCCTCGATATGCATATCGACACGGACGAAGCGAATGCCGCAGGAGCATCGAATGGCGATCAAGCCGAAATTATCGGCTAG
- the miaB gene encoding tRNA (N6-isopentenyl adenosine(37)-C2)-methylthiotransferase MiaB translates to MSAQGKDFSKYFDFSGAKVLKEEDGKTTYRINGRDITVNAAPNYKEEKQRGKEAIQVHYESGMPPELMEQGKGKLYHITTYGCQMNEHDTEVMKGMFEQMGYRATEDRNLADVILLNTCAVRENAEDKVFGELGHLKHLKIEKPGLILGVCGCMSQEESVVSRIMQKHSFVDLIFGTHNIHRLPYLLQDALFSKEMVVEVWSKEGDIIENLPKKREGMRGWVNIMYGCDKFCTYCIVPYTRGKERSRRPEDVIAEVRELARQGFKEITLLGQNVNAYGKDFEDLNYRFGDLMADMAKIDIPRIRFTTSHPRDFDDHLIEVLATKGNLVEHIHLPVQSGSTEVLKRMSRKYTRELFLELVAKIKRAIPNVNLTTDIIVGFPGETDEQFEETVSLVREVGFSSAYTFIYSPRVGTPAADMEDNIPEAVKKARLARLNKVIEELSRVSNEAEVGKTVDILIEGVSKNNANVLSGRTRTNKLVHIEGPAEWIGQFIEAKITDAMSWYIKAEPTMEYRKEEAVS, encoded by the coding sequence TTGAGTGCGCAAGGCAAAGACTTCTCCAAGTATTTTGATTTCTCCGGCGCGAAGGTGCTGAAGGAAGAAGACGGGAAAACTACCTACCGGATTAACGGTCGAGATATTACGGTGAACGCTGCGCCGAACTATAAAGAAGAGAAACAAAGAGGCAAAGAGGCCATCCAGGTTCATTACGAATCCGGGATGCCGCCGGAACTGATGGAGCAGGGCAAGGGCAAGCTCTATCACATTACGACGTACGGCTGCCAGATGAACGAGCATGACACGGAAGTCATGAAGGGCATGTTCGAGCAAATGGGCTATCGGGCGACGGAAGACCGCAATTTGGCTGACGTCATCTTGCTGAATACATGCGCGGTTCGCGAGAACGCGGAAGATAAAGTGTTCGGCGAGCTCGGCCATTTGAAGCATCTGAAGATCGAGAAGCCGGGTCTCATTCTCGGCGTATGCGGCTGCATGTCGCAGGAAGAATCGGTCGTCAGCCGGATCATGCAGAAGCACAGCTTCGTCGATTTGATTTTCGGAACGCACAATATTCACCGCCTGCCGTATTTGCTGCAGGATGCGTTGTTCAGCAAAGAGATGGTTGTCGAGGTGTGGTCCAAAGAAGGCGACATTATCGAGAACCTGCCGAAGAAGCGCGAAGGGATGCGCGGCTGGGTGAACATCATGTACGGCTGCGATAAGTTTTGCACGTACTGCATCGTTCCCTATACGAGGGGCAAGGAGCGCAGCAGACGTCCTGAGGACGTCATCGCCGAAGTACGCGAGCTGGCCCGCCAAGGGTTTAAGGAAATTACGCTGCTTGGGCAGAACGTCAATGCCTATGGCAAAGATTTCGAAGATCTAAATTATCGGTTCGGCGATTTGATGGCGGATATGGCGAAAATCGATATTCCGCGCATCCGGTTTACGACGAGCCATCCGCGCGATTTCGACGACCACCTGATCGAAGTGCTGGCGACCAAAGGTAATTTGGTCGAGCATATCCATCTTCCGGTGCAGTCCGGCAGTACGGAAGTGCTGAAGCGGATGAGCCGCAAATATACGCGCGAGCTGTTCCTGGAGCTGGTCGCGAAGATTAAGCGGGCTATTCCGAACGTCAACCTGACGACGGATATTATCGTCGGCTTCCCTGGGGAGACCGATGAGCAGTTCGAAGAAACGGTATCGCTCGTGCGAGAGGTCGGATTCTCGTCGGCCTACACCTTTATATACTCGCCGCGCGTAGGCACGCCTGCCGCGGATATGGAGGACAATATTCCGGAAGCCGTGAAGAAAGCGCGGCTGGCGCGGTTGAATAAAGTCATTGAAGAGCTAAGCCGCGTAAGCAACGAAGCGGAAGTCGGTAAAACGGTCGATATTCTCATCGAAGGCGTCAGCAAAAACAACGCGAACGTGCTGTCAGGGCGCACGCGCACGAATAAGCTGGTTCATATCGAAGGACCGGCGGAGTGGATCGGGCAGTTTATCGAAGCGAAGATTACCGATGCGATGTCTTGGTATATCAAAGCGGAGCCCACCATGGAATACCGCAAGGAAGAAGCCGTATCTTAA
- a CDS encoding RicAFT regulatory complex protein RicA family protein, whose protein sequence is MAKEQAATHNHTHDHDHDSNCTVPKFNSEDIIVRADIMAKTKELASMIFTSEEVQQFQRAEKQIQGNERIQSLISQIKKKQKEIVAFETTFKNADMVAKIEKEIDALQDELDGIPIVSEFQQSQADINYLLQTIVSVIRDTVAEKITIEDAQVDAPEECM, encoded by the coding sequence TTGGCAAAAGAGCAAGCTGCAACGCATAACCATACGCATGATCACGACCACGATTCGAACTGTACGGTGCCGAAATTCAATAGCGAGGACATCATCGTTCGCGCGGACATCATGGCGAAAACGAAAGAGCTGGCGAGCATGATTTTCACGTCCGAGGAAGTGCAGCAGTTCCAACGCGCCGAGAAGCAAATTCAAGGCAATGAGCGCATCCAAAGCTTGATCTCGCAAATCAAGAAGAAGCAGAAGGAAATCGTCGCATTCGAAACGACCTTCAAAAATGCCGATATGGTTGCGAAGATCGAGAAAGAGATCGACGCGCTTCAGGACGAGCTGGACGGCATTCCGATCGTATCGGAGTTCCAGCAGAGCCAGGCCGATATCAATTACTTGCTGCAAACGATCGTTTCCGTCATCCGCGATACGGTAGCCGAAAAAATCACGATCGAAGACGCGCAAGTCGATGCTCCGGAAGAATGCATGTAA
- a CDS encoding MFS transporter — MSADAKAALIPTTRADHAIFIIVTLLYWSTLYVYVPILPPFMKSSGYADVLIGIVLGSYGFTQMLVRFPLGLASDKLHKRKPFLMLGMISGALSCLLFTIPGSWLWPLAGRMMSGVCASAWVAFTVLYAAYYAANEATKAMSNISFLTVSGQLIGMTLSGWLAGAYSWNAAFIAGIGLGAAGLLLAFAVKEPRGGVAREPISLAHLREVVQTPSLQRVSTLSILAHCVLFITMFGFTPLKATSLGASSGQLTLIVIAFMVPHAVASLITGRLLAPKYGNRTVIATGFALSGLFTVAIAYSPSLGWLAVTQALNGFAQGMHLPLLLGLAIQPFSSSKRATAMGFYQAVYSIGMFAGPFLAGFINEAYGRDYGFWLGGAFALAALVCMLAWRRRDQAQARQTSSAS, encoded by the coding sequence ATGTCCGCCGATGCAAAAGCCGCCTTAATTCCGACTACTCGTGCCGATCACGCCATTTTTATTATCGTGACGTTGTTATATTGGTCGACGCTGTATGTCTACGTTCCGATTCTTCCGCCTTTTATGAAAAGCAGCGGTTATGCCGACGTGCTGATCGGCATCGTGCTCGGAAGCTATGGCTTCACGCAGATGCTCGTCCGGTTTCCGCTTGGCCTTGCATCGGATAAGCTGCACAAGCGCAAGCCCTTCCTTATGCTCGGCATGATCAGCGGAGCGCTGAGCTGCCTCCTGTTCACGATTCCCGGCTCGTGGCTGTGGCCGCTGGCCGGCAGGATGATGTCCGGCGTATGCGCGTCCGCTTGGGTCGCGTTTACCGTGCTCTACGCCGCCTACTACGCCGCAAACGAAGCGACGAAGGCGATGAGCAACATCAGCTTCTTAACGGTGTCGGGTCAGCTGATCGGCATGACGCTCAGCGGCTGGCTGGCCGGCGCGTACAGCTGGAATGCCGCCTTTATTGCCGGCATCGGGCTGGGCGCGGCCGGTCTGCTGCTTGCCTTCGCCGTCAAAGAGCCGCGAGGAGGCGTCGCAAGGGAGCCGATATCGCTCGCACATCTCCGCGAGGTCGTGCAAACGCCGTCGCTGCAGCGGGTATCGACGCTCTCGATTCTCGCCCATTGCGTGCTGTTCATTACGATGTTCGGCTTCACGCCGCTGAAGGCGACTTCCTTGGGCGCCTCCAGCGGCCAGCTCACGCTGATCGTCATCGCCTTCATGGTGCCGCATGCCGTGGCCTCCTTGATAACCGGACGGCTGCTTGCTCCCAAGTACGGCAACCGCACCGTCATCGCGACAGGCTTCGCCCTGAGCGGCCTATTCACGGTGGCGATCGCCTATTCGCCTTCGCTGGGCTGGCTGGCCGTCACGCAGGCGCTCAACGGCTTCGCGCAGGGCATGCATTTGCCGCTGCTGCTCGGACTCGCCATTCAGCCGTTCTCGTCCTCCAAGCGCGCGACTGCCATGGGCTTCTACCAAGCCGTCTATTCCATCGGCATGTTCGCAGGCCCGTTCCTCGCCGGTTTCATTAATGAAGCGTATGGGCGCGACTACGGCTTCTGGCTAGGCGGGGCGTTCGCGCTCGCCGCGCTCGTCTGCATGCTCGCGTGGCGGCGCCGCGACCAAGCGCAAGCGCGTCAGACCTCATCGGCCTCCTGA
- the lepB gene encoding signal peptidase I — translation MEKPDLQVHMTKKPKKSWAKEARDWTVSLGVAIVAALLIQNYAFAQTEVRNVSMQHTLVEGQRLIEDKISYRFESPNRGDIVIIHGPESDKRLIKRVIGLPGDVIDLTSDGQVVLNGEPLTEPYVKGKTYSNGMSMPYTVPPEKVFVMGDNRENSQDSRELGPIAMSSLEGRAVLRLWPLDKFGGLD, via the coding sequence GTGGAGAAGCCGGACCTGCAAGTACATATGACTAAGAAGCCCAAAAAGTCGTGGGCGAAAGAAGCAAGAGACTGGACCGTCTCGCTAGGCGTTGCCATCGTGGCGGCGCTGCTCATACAGAATTATGCTTTTGCCCAAACGGAAGTTAGAAACGTCTCGATGCAGCATACGCTGGTGGAAGGCCAGCGCCTCATCGAAGATAAGATCAGCTATCGGTTCGAATCGCCAAACAGAGGCGACATCGTCATCATTCATGGGCCGGAGAGCGACAAGCGTCTCATTAAACGCGTCATCGGTTTGCCTGGCGACGTCATCGATCTGACAAGCGACGGACAAGTTGTTCTGAACGGCGAGCCGCTCACTGAGCCGTACGTAAAAGGAAAAACTTATTCAAACGGCATGTCGATGCCGTACACGGTACCGCCGGAAAAAGTGTTTGTCATGGGCGACAACCGTGAAAACAGCCAAGATAGCCGGGAGCTGGGTCCCATCGCCATGTCCAGCCTGGAGGGCCGGGCCGTATTGCGGTTATGGCCGCTCGATAAATTCGGCGGATTGGATTAA
- a CDS encoding DUF4184 family protein, whose product MPFTFSHPFFAAPLRRIAPKWLSVTGLVLGSMSPDMEYFMAMEPYQSVGHSLLGFLVQGLPLGIAFAFVFHMIIKPALPKFLPAFGGLDQFAKSLSSEWRLGSVQAWLVFLASLYIGYLTHMFMDAWTHSGGVFVAWFPALLKVVGGRPIYANLQFGFSFIGLAIPGLFLIRRYFHFRSLVKVRKLKPVASPGTKALLWFVAASTAIVLFALKTLFVVYPGFIGVFIVAPLSSALFGCFVASLLYLANGKRLAGAMKALALLLGTMLALRIGVVLREIYMTDGVPYPIAHPPKGVFDPLWIGFIWVWSLALLYAVRVTRSKTPTVNKRTDASMYEST is encoded by the coding sequence ATGCCTTTCACGTTTTCACATCCGTTCTTCGCGGCGCCTCTTCGGCGGATCGCGCCGAAATGGCTGAGCGTGACCGGACTTGTGCTGGGCAGCATGTCGCCTGATATGGAGTACTTTATGGCGATGGAGCCTTATCAGAGCGTCGGCCATTCCTTGCTGGGCTTTCTCGTGCAAGGCTTGCCGCTTGGCATCGCGTTCGCGTTTGTTTTTCACATGATCATCAAACCGGCGCTGCCTAAATTTCTGCCCGCGTTCGGCGGGTTGGATCAATTCGCTAAATCGCTCAGCAGCGAGTGGCGCTTGGGGTCGGTTCAGGCCTGGCTTGTTTTTCTCGCGTCGCTGTATATCGGTTATTTGACGCATATGTTCATGGATGCATGGACGCATTCGGGCGGCGTCTTCGTAGCATGGTTCCCTGCTCTTCTGAAGGTCGTTGGCGGCAGACCGATCTATGCCAATCTGCAGTTCGGTTTCTCGTTCATCGGACTTGCGATACCGGGACTATTTTTGATACGGCGATATTTTCATTTCCGCAGTCTTGTAAAGGTTAGAAAACTAAAGCCGGTTGCTTCGCCCGGAACCAAAGCGCTGCTCTGGTTTGTCGCTGCATCGACTGCGATCGTTCTTTTTGCGCTGAAAACGTTGTTTGTCGTTTACCCGGGATTCATTGGCGTATTCATCGTAGCTCCGTTATCGTCCGCGCTATTCGGCTGTTTTGTCGCCTCGCTTCTATATTTGGCGAATGGAAAAAGGCTGGCCGGCGCAATGAAGGCATTGGCGCTACTACTCGGGACGATGCTTGCGCTTCGAATCGGCGTGGTGCTGCGGGAAATTTATATGACGGACGGCGTTCCATACCCGATCGCGCATCCGCCCAAAGGCGTCTTTGATCCGCTCTGGATCGGATTTATATGGGTCTGGAGCCTTGCGCTGTTATATGCGGTGCGCGTAACGAGAAGCAAGACGCCTACGGTGAACAAGCGAACTGACGCGAGCATGTATGAATCCACTTGA
- a CDS encoding DUF3889 domain-containing protein, which yields MRFTLVLMMTFLMLIGSAATVSAEPPYAKWGRLAMKETMKKYHAEIVDYKHVGRKVEDAGLMSETFRLLLNKGARKFEVTVRIWFEQHSEKVVRIQFTEDGKVGGMPTFAPMI from the coding sequence ATGCGTTTCACCCTAGTTCTTATGATGACTTTCCTGATGCTGATCGGCTCCGCCGCGACTGTTTCCGCCGAGCCGCCGTACGCGAAGTGGGGACGTCTTGCGATGAAAGAAACGATGAAGAAGTACCATGCCGAAATCGTCGATTACAAGCATGTCGGCCGTAAGGTTGAGGATGCGGGCTTAATGTCCGAGACGTTCCGGCTCTTGCTCAACAAAGGAGCCCGCAAGTTTGAAGTGACCGTCAGAATCTGGTTTGAGCAGCACAGCGAGAAGGTCGTGCGGATTCAATTCACGGAGGATGGAAAAGTAGGCGGCATGCCGACGTTTGCGCCGATGATTTGA
- a CDS encoding heavy metal-binding domain-containing protein → MILSTTPTVEGHPIQQYLGVVTGEAIMGANIVRDLFASITDIVGGRSGAYETKLKEARDVAFNEMSSQASRMGANAIVGIDIDYEVVREGMLMVAVSGTAVRI, encoded by the coding sequence ATGATTTTATCGACAACACCGACAGTTGAAGGACATCCGATTCAGCAATATCTTGGCGTCGTAACCGGGGAAGCGATTATGGGGGCGAACATCGTTCGCGACTTGTTCGCTTCGATTACCGATATCGTCGGCGGACGTTCCGGCGCGTACGAGACGAAGCTGAAGGAAGCGCGCGACGTCGCGTTCAACGAGATGTCCAGCCAAGCTTCCCGCATGGGGGCAAATGCGATCGTCGGCATCGACATCGACTATGAAGTGGTCCGCGAAGGCATGCTGATGGTAGCCGTCAGCGGCACGGCGGTACGTATTTAA
- a CDS encoding rhodanese-like domain-containing protein → MGEITASELETRLREGEKLSLIDVREPDEWESGHIKEAVSIPMSVFVERLGELNKFEEPLYLVCRSGNRSGRVGDYLAAQGYEVVNVLGGMLSWPGDVVTGN, encoded by the coding sequence ATGGGAGAAATTACGGCAAGCGAGCTGGAAACCCGGCTGCGCGAAGGCGAGAAGCTAAGCCTCATCGATGTCCGGGAGCCGGACGAATGGGAATCCGGACATATTAAGGAAGCGGTAAGCATTCCGATGTCCGTATTCGTGGAGCGTCTTGGCGAGCTGAACAAGTTCGAGGAGCCGCTGTACCTGGTTTGCAGAAGCGGGAACCGGAGCGGAAGAGTAGGCGACTACTTAGCCGCGCAGGGCTATGAGGTCGTTAACGTGCTTGGCGGCATGCTAAGCTGGCCGGGCGACGTTGTGACCGGGAATTAA